In Paenibacillus sp. G2S3, a single window of DNA contains:
- a CDS encoding glycosyltransferase family 4 protein, giving the protein MMKILYFYKFCILGGVTTQLANRLKFLRHHSEVHFAFLEDYGGASAFEGYEHVRILGTVEEIKSYIEAFDFDVIITIDTYELYEALGPVQEGKVIIHEVHTTYSEPLQKLAATKDSLPFHYVITPSAYMKDYLESIGIAGAYHINNCLDTNLFRYEAGIEQEPATILWVGKLDDHKNWSSYLNIAGKLNAKMPELQFMLIGGYTAPDEIKKQLMVKVEQQGIMHFKWIPKVEYDEMYRYYSSVAQNGGLYISTTTNESFGMTVLEAMACRCPVVVPSVGALPELLDGLISVSLYESGNEEECVDRLSALLEQNSLREGLKSLGEQKARTAYSIEQVGKEYMELLERFREERLFPK; this is encoded by the coding sequence ATGATGAAAATCTTATATTTTTATAAATTCTGTATTCTAGGTGGGGTAACCACTCAGCTTGCAAATAGACTTAAATTTTTGCGCCACCACTCGGAAGTGCATTTTGCCTTTCTAGAGGATTACGGCGGGGCGAGCGCTTTTGAAGGCTATGAGCATGTCCGAATTCTGGGGACGGTTGAAGAAATTAAGAGCTATATTGAAGCCTTTGATTTCGATGTCATTATTACTATTGATACCTACGAGCTGTATGAAGCGCTTGGGCCTGTACAAGAGGGAAAGGTTATTATTCATGAGGTACATACCACCTATTCTGAACCCTTGCAGAAATTGGCCGCAACGAAAGATAGTCTGCCTTTTCACTATGTGATCACTCCATCTGCTTACATGAAGGATTATTTAGAGAGCATTGGCATAGCGGGTGCTTATCATATTAATAATTGCCTGGATACCAATTTATTCCGATATGAAGCGGGGATTGAGCAGGAGCCTGCCACTATTTTGTGGGTGGGTAAACTGGATGATCACAAGAACTGGTCGTCCTATTTGAACATTGCTGGAAAGCTGAATGCCAAGATGCCAGAGCTGCAATTTATGCTTATTGGGGGATATACTGCTCCCGATGAGATCAAGAAACAGCTGATGGTAAAGGTGGAACAGCAGGGGATTATGCATTTCAAGTGGATTCCCAAAGTGGAATACGATGAGATGTACCGCTATTATTCATCGGTTGCGCAGAATGGTGGGTTATATATTAGTACCACAACCAATGAATCTTTTGGGATGACTGTACTGGAAGCGATGGCCTGCAGGTGTCCGGTAGTGGTTCCGAGTGTAGGGGCGTTGCCGGAACTATTGGATGGTCTGATAAGTGTTTCCCTATACGAATCAGGCAATGAAGAGGAGTGTGTGGACAGATTGAGCGCACTGCTGGAGCAGAATAGTCTGAGGGAAGGCTTGAAGTCATTGGGAGAACAGAAAGCTAGAACTGCTTACAGCATCGAACAAGTGGGAAAAGAATACATGGAACTACTTGAGCGTTTCAGAGAAGAACGCTTATTTCCTAAATAA
- a CDS encoding Gfo/Idh/MocA family oxidoreductase produces the protein MEELQIGMVGLDTSHSRIFAALLNDESHPLYIPGGRLHCGYPGGSPDFELSYSRVRPISSELQERYGVELLDSIAEVAERSHAILLTSVDGRVHKEQFAVLAPYGKPVFIDKPLAVSSEDAKVIVELAERYGTPFFSSSMVRFGEPLVALLKDDSAGAILGADCAGPLDLQPTQPGLFWYGIHAAEMLYAALGEGCHSVRAVSNDTQEWVVGQWKDGRIGTIRGNRTGGSDFYIVLHRERGSNGINALGANYNAGHQQLLKKFIAMARGDSPPVRSSLTLELIRFIEAANESRVSGADVRL, from the coding sequence ATGGAAGAGCTGCAGATCGGTATGGTAGGATTGGACACTTCGCATAGCAGGATCTTCGCGGCGCTGCTAAATGATGAATCTCATCCGCTATATATTCCGGGTGGCAGGCTACACTGCGGTTATCCGGGGGGGTCTCCTGATTTCGAGCTAAGCTATTCACGTGTGAGACCGATTAGCAGTGAATTGCAGGAGCGCTATGGGGTTGAATTGCTCGATTCTATAGCAGAAGTTGCGGAGAGATCCCATGCGATTCTATTGACTTCTGTAGATGGGAGAGTGCACAAGGAACAATTTGCGGTGCTGGCTCCTTACGGAAAGCCGGTATTCATTGACAAGCCGTTAGCGGTTTCTTCTGAAGATGCGAAGGTGATTGTGGAATTGGCGGAGAGGTATGGAACGCCATTTTTCTCCAGCTCTATGGTTCGATTTGGGGAACCGTTAGTGGCACTTTTGAAGGATGATAGCGCAGGTGCTATTCTGGGTGCGGATTGCGCTGGACCACTCGATCTACAGCCGACACAACCGGGGTTGTTCTGGTACGGCATACACGCTGCTGAGATGTTATACGCCGCCCTTGGAGAAGGCTGCCATTCGGTACGTGCCGTTAGTAACGATACGCAAGAATGGGTAGTCGGCCAGTGGAAGGACGGGCGAATCGGGACGATCCGCGGAAACCGTACAGGCGGCTCTGATTTCTATATCGTACTGCACCGTGAACGGGGGAGTAACGGAATTAACGCGCTCGGAGCAAATTACAACGCAGGACATCAGCAATTACTGAAGAAATTTATAGCTATGGCGCGAGGGGACTCTCCACCGGTACGATCTTCCCTAACATTAGAGTTGATTCGCTTCATCGAAGCGGCCAACGAAAGTCGGGTAAGCGGTGCTGATGTTCGTCTGTAA
- a CDS encoding Gfo/Idh/MocA family oxidoreductase codes for MIRTAVIGCGGMGTVHADRYKSMPEAELVAVCDIVEKAAEVLGNLVGVSYFTSVQEMLEQVKPEVVSIAVPTYLHVELVRIAADHGAHVICEKPLALTSQEAEEAIRYCNERGVRLFVGHVVRFFPSYRQLAAGITQLGSDQGGIYHAKRAGSHPGIVQEWFRDPLLSGGVIMDLMIHDIDYIRGTFGEAREVYAFQHQSEDINYASATFRFKNGTIAQLEAFWGYPGSFHSSFEYADAEGIISGGTGDGESLHIRKSITTGSTSGFVETPSSVMLKDPYYLELEHFLSCLTSGEEPIVTAQDALEAVRWAEAAQQSAMTHQPVKLEVKGDI; via the coding sequence TTGATTAGGACAGCAGTGATCGGATGCGGTGGCATGGGGACTGTTCATGCGGATCGCTACAAGTCCATGCCCGAAGCTGAGCTTGTCGCCGTATGTGACATCGTTGAAAAAGCCGCTGAGGTGCTAGGAAATTTAGTGGGCGTTAGCTATTTTACATCTGTACAAGAAATGCTAGAGCAGGTAAAGCCAGAGGTGGTCAGTATTGCTGTGCCGACCTATTTGCATGTAGAACTGGTACGGATTGCGGCTGACCATGGTGCGCATGTGATCTGTGAGAAGCCGCTCGCACTCACTTCGCAGGAAGCGGAAGAAGCAATTCGTTACTGCAACGAGCGCGGTGTACGTTTGTTTGTGGGCCATGTCGTTCGTTTCTTTCCTTCTTACAGACAGCTTGCGGCGGGAATAACGCAGCTTGGCAGTGATCAAGGCGGAATATACCATGCTAAGCGGGCGGGTTCACATCCCGGAATCGTGCAAGAATGGTTTCGAGATCCACTCCTTAGCGGTGGTGTCATTATGGATTTAATGATTCATGATATTGATTACATTCGTGGGACCTTTGGAGAAGCCCGTGAAGTGTATGCATTCCAGCATCAGTCGGAAGATATAAATTATGCCTCAGCCACTTTCCGGTTCAAGAATGGAACCATTGCTCAGCTTGAAGCATTTTGGGGGTATCCCGGGTCGTTCCATTCCTCCTTTGAATATGCGGATGCGGAAGGGATCATCTCAGGTGGAACCGGCGATGGCGAAAGTCTGCATATTCGGAAGTCGATTACGACGGGCTCAACATCGGGATTTGTGGAGACGCCTTCGAGTGTGATGCTGAAGGATCCGTATTATTTAGAACTGGAGCATTTTCTAAGCTGTCTAACAAGTGGGGAAGAGCCGATAGTCACTGCACAGGATGCGCTGGAAGCTGTACGCTGGGCTGAAGCCGCTCAGCAATCGGCAATGACCCATCAACCAGTGAAGCTTGAAGTGAAGGGGGATATTTAA
- a CDS encoding Gfo/Idh/MocA family oxidoreductase, whose translation MSRLNIGMISFAHAHAFDYLASLLHMSEVTVIGIADEVPERTQALAERHSIPYYSDYKELLADGDIDAIIICSENVYHAELTIASARAGKHVLCEKPLGLSVEEMQRMISVCSEEGVQLMTAFPCRFLTPVVRAKEALERGDIGEIIAFKGTNRGSFPGPKWFSDEALSGGGAVLDHTVHVMDLMNWFSGSSVEQVYAYADTLFDPERKRTIDDAGMVHVTFENGVFGVLDPSWSRNPGFPTWGDVTLEIIGTKGVISIDAFNQKNNVFGRASGKGNWSFWGDDMNELMLKAFVQALLEGVEVPISGIDGLRSTEVALTAYQSAHAGQPVRLNK comes from the coding sequence ATGAGCCGTTTGAATATTGGCATGATCAGTTTCGCGCATGCGCATGCTTTTGACTATTTGGCAAGTTTACTGCACATGTCTGAAGTGACGGTCATTGGAATTGCTGATGAGGTGCCGGAGCGCACACAGGCGCTCGCAGAACGCCATTCGATTCCCTATTATTCTGACTACAAGGAACTTCTGGCTGATGGGGATATAGATGCCATAATTATTTGCTCAGAAAATGTCTATCATGCTGAGTTAACCATCGCTTCGGCTCGAGCAGGCAAGCATGTACTGTGCGAGAAGCCGCTAGGTCTGTCAGTGGAAGAAATGCAACGCATGATTTCAGTCTGCTCTGAAGAGGGAGTGCAGCTTATGACAGCCTTTCCTTGCCGCTTCCTGACTCCGGTTGTGCGGGCTAAGGAAGCGCTAGAACGCGGTGATATCGGTGAAATTATTGCTTTTAAAGGCACTAACAGAGGTTCTTTTCCGGGACCAAAATGGTTCTCTGATGAAGCCTTATCGGGGGGCGGTGCTGTTCTAGATCACACTGTGCATGTGATGGACCTGATGAACTGGTTCTCTGGTTCTTCTGTAGAACAGGTGTATGCCTATGCGGATACCTTATTTGATCCAGAACGCAAGCGGACAATCGATGATGCAGGAATGGTGCATGTAACTTTTGAGAATGGTGTGTTCGGAGTGCTGGATCCTAGCTGGTCACGCAATCCCGGCTTCCCCACATGGGGGGATGTGACCCTAGAAATCATTGGAACTAAAGGTGTCATCTCCATTGATGCTTTTAACCAAAAAAACAATGTATTCGGAAGAGCATCTGGCAAAGGGAACTGGTCCTTCTGGGGAGATGACATGAATGAACTGATGCTGAAGGCTTTTGTACAGGCGCTTCTAGAAGGGGTGGAGGTACCAATTTCGGGAATAGATGGACTCCGATCCACAGAGGTTGCACTTACCGCTTATCAATCTGCTCATGCAGGCCAACCGGTGCGCTTAAATAAATGA
- a CDS encoding RraA family protein — translation MKDQELFDSMCERLYSAVISDTLDQLGYRNQVMRENINPIDPTWIVAGRAKTILSVDIHHLPEDPYTKEIEAVDSVKPGEIVIGCTNESRQNGLWGELLSTASKMRGGRGAIVDGLIRDTAKILELGFPVFATGTKPVDSQGRGIVIDYDIPVLCGGVLVHPGDVIFGDRDGIVVIPGAIIDEVFQLAMDKVTRENHTRDELLEGYTLRQVYDKYGVL, via the coding sequence ATGAAGGATCAGGAATTGTTCGACAGCATGTGTGAAAGACTCTACTCTGCGGTAATCTCTGATACGCTGGATCAACTGGGCTATCGTAATCAGGTGATGCGGGAAAATATCAACCCGATAGATCCTACCTGGATCGTCGCCGGAAGAGCAAAGACCATTCTGTCTGTGGATATTCATCATTTGCCGGAAGATCCTTACACGAAAGAGATTGAGGCTGTGGACAGCGTTAAACCCGGCGAGATTGTTATCGGGTGTACGAATGAGTCGCGGCAGAACGGACTTTGGGGAGAATTACTGTCTACGGCCTCGAAAATGAGAGGTGGCCGCGGAGCGATAGTAGATGGATTAATCCGCGATACTGCCAAAATTCTAGAGCTTGGTTTTCCTGTCTTTGCTACCGGGACCAAACCCGTTGATTCTCAAGGGCGGGGGATTGTTATCGACTATGACATTCCTGTGCTGTGCGGTGGCGTATTGGTCCATCCCGGAGATGTAATCTTTGGTGATCGTGATGGTATCGTTGTGATTCCGGGCGCCATCATCGATGAAGTGTTCCAATTAGCTATGGATAAGGTGACTCGCGAGAATCATACACGGGATGAACTGCTCGAAGGATACACCTTGCGACAGGTCTATGATAAATACGGGGTGCTCTGA
- a CDS encoding SDR family oxidoreductase: MRLSGKRALITGAARGIGLGIALRFLEEGAQVVLLDRSEEELLTALETVKDYGEKVSVEVCDLRDVAQLEQSVARAFERFGGIDIVVNNAGIAFREHFLDISAEHWNAVFDINVRAVYLIGQLAARQMISQGGGGVILNMSSKNGLTASSELAHYNASKAAVILLTESMAVELAAYGIRVKAVAPGFVDTPLDRKLREASKLPAYSEHTPMKRAATIREAANVFLFLASDEASYVTGETIRVDGGHLANGSEL, translated from the coding sequence ATGAGGCTGTCTGGCAAAAGAGCGCTGATCACAGGTGCAGCAAGAGGAATTGGATTGGGAATCGCCCTTCGATTTCTGGAAGAAGGTGCTCAGGTGGTTTTGCTGGACCGAAGTGAAGAGGAGCTTCTTACTGCACTGGAAACCGTGAAGGATTATGGTGAAAAGGTTTCAGTGGAGGTGTGTGATCTTCGCGATGTGGCACAGCTGGAGCAATCTGTTGCCCGAGCCTTTGAAAGGTTTGGCGGGATAGATATTGTAGTGAACAATGCTGGAATCGCCTTTCGTGAACACTTTCTCGATATCTCGGCGGAGCACTGGAATGCAGTGTTTGATATTAACGTAAGGGCCGTTTATTTAATCGGTCAGCTTGCAGCAAGACAAATGATTTCTCAGGGTGGCGGAGGCGTCATTCTCAATATGAGCTCCAAAAATGGTCTGACGGCAAGCTCCGAGCTCGCGCATTACAATGCTTCTAAGGCTGCTGTTATATTACTAACCGAATCTATGGCAGTGGAGTTGGCGGCTTATGGGATCCGGGTAAAAGCAGTAGCACCGGGATTCGTGGATACGCCGCTTGACCGCAAGCTGCGTGAAGCTTCGAAGCTCCCAGCGTATTCGGAGCATACACCGATGAAGCGGGCGGCAACCATAAGGGAAGCTGCCAATGTATTTCTTTTTCTGGCTTCTGATGAAGCCTCCTATGTAACGGGAGAAACCATTCGTGTGGATGGTGGACATTTGGCTAATGGTAGTGAACTGTAA
- a CDS encoding SMP-30/gluconolactonase/LRE family protein, which yields MESTELQAELMIDAQAELGEGPHWDAESKQLYWVDVTRRKLRIYNRITGNEVVRSFDRMISAVIPTTAGGLALAMEDGVYLSQAENSPVLLTSIEAELPLNRLNDAKCDRQGRLWVGTISLNNDAPDSGGFYVVEPDGFTRQVLSGIGCSNGMAWDYSRSKMYYIDTPTRQVDVIDYEEESGRISNRRLAFRIPTTTGYPDGMTIDSEGMLWVAHWGGGCVSRWNPDTGEQLGLIRVPAPLVTSCTFGGDDLTELYITTARIGMHEKELRDYPFAGGLFMVKPGVSGLLPGNFQGKE from the coding sequence TTGGAAAGTACAGAACTTCAGGCAGAATTGATGATTGATGCTCAGGCTGAGCTTGGTGAAGGACCGCATTGGGATGCCGAATCCAAACAGTTGTATTGGGTGGATGTTACGAGAAGGAAGCTTAGAATATACAACCGGATCACGGGTAATGAAGTAGTCCGCTCCTTCGACCGGATGATCAGCGCAGTGATTCCAACCACTGCGGGAGGACTTGCATTGGCCATGGAGGATGGAGTCTATCTCTCTCAAGCTGAGAATTCTCCTGTCTTATTGACTTCGATAGAAGCAGAGCTACCACTAAACCGATTAAATGATGCCAAATGCGATCGACAAGGCCGACTGTGGGTGGGAACGATAAGCTTGAACAATGATGCGCCGGATTCCGGAGGCTTCTACGTCGTGGAGCCTGATGGCTTCACTCGCCAAGTGTTATCTGGCATCGGCTGCTCGAACGGAATGGCTTGGGACTACTCGCGGAGCAAGATGTATTACATTGATACGCCGACTAGGCAAGTGGATGTCATTGATTACGAAGAAGAGTCTGGAAGGATAAGTAACCGAAGATTAGCGTTCCGAATTCCTACAACGACTGGCTATCCAGATGGAATGACAATAGATAGTGAAGGCATGCTTTGGGTTGCCCATTGGGGTGGTGGCTGTGTGTCACGATGGAACCCAGATACGGGTGAGCAGCTTGGACTCATTCGAGTTCCAGCACCACTGGTGACCTCATGTACTTTTGGAGGTGACGATCTAACGGAACTCTACATTACAACAGCAAGGATAGGGATGCACGAGAAGGAGTTGCGCGATTATCCTTTTGCAGGTGGTTTGTTTATGGTTAAGCCCGGAGTGAGCGGCTTGCTGCCCGGAAACTTTCAGGGTAAGGAGTAG
- a CDS encoding glucose 1-dehydrogenase — MRLKDKIVIITGAGSGIGKSTAALFASEGATVIIADVQEESGNAAVAEIEASGGKALFIPCDVSNASSTTAMADQVIHAFGRIDVLFNNAGISGVGAVHVVDEEVWERVMQVNVTGVFLTCKAVLPYMMKSKTGSIINMSSGIAEIGVAERASYSASKGAVLSLTKAMQVDYAPYGIRVNALLPGTIMTPFVEGYLKTSLDPEASVAAIKRRQLSGELGKPEDVARAALFLASDESEFVMGSPLYVDGGLVFGKNA, encoded by the coding sequence ATGCGACTCAAAGATAAGATCGTCATTATAACCGGAGCAGGCTCGGGGATTGGAAAAAGCACGGCCGCACTATTCGCTTCAGAAGGAGCGACGGTAATCATTGCAGATGTCCAAGAGGAATCAGGAAACGCAGCTGTTGCTGAAATAGAAGCGTCGGGTGGGAAAGCGCTATTCATCCCCTGTGATGTTAGCAATGCTAGCAGTACTACTGCAATGGCTGATCAGGTAATCCATGCTTTTGGTCGAATCGATGTGCTTTTTAATAATGCTGGGATCAGCGGCGTAGGTGCAGTACATGTGGTCGACGAGGAAGTGTGGGAGAGGGTCATGCAGGTCAATGTAACAGGCGTGTTCTTAACCTGCAAGGCAGTTCTTCCTTATATGATGAAGAGCAAGACGGGTTCTATCATTAATATGTCCTCTGGCATCGCCGAAATCGGAGTCGCAGAGCGAGCTTCCTACAGTGCTTCTAAGGGCGCGGTTCTATCTTTAACTAAAGCTATGCAGGTCGATTATGCACCTTACGGCATTCGTGTAAATGCGCTGCTGCCAGGTACGATTATGACTCCGTTTGTAGAAGGTTATTTGAAGACTTCTCTGGATCCAGAGGCTTCGGTTGCGGCCATTAAGCGTAGACAGCTTAGTGGTGAGCTTGGCAAACCTGAGGATGTGGCACGAGCCGCATTATTTCTCGCTTCCGATGAGTCCGAGTTTGTGATGGGTTCGCCGCTATATGTGGATGGTGGCCTTGTCTTCGGCAAAAATGCATAA
- a CDS encoding fumarylacetoacetate hydrolase family protein, translating into MKLITFLQKEDDHMGILTDLGVVDIEAAKTALSTRTEVPVTVRQLLDGGEEALNQLRMFVNELPEGEVNPSWLKQEEDLTFGPCVADPGKIICIGLNYRRHAEETGMAIPEYPILFNKFNNTLTGHGSEAPLPRTSQKVDYEAELGIVIGRTAKYVAEEEALDYVFGYCTANDLSARDLQMRTSQWLAGKSCDKFSPLGPYLVTADEVGDPNQLDIQCTVNGELRQNSNTSDMIFNCKQIVSYVSQCMTLSPGDIILTGTPEGVVMGYPPEDQVYLQAGDVVTVQIEKLGAITNKMVSE; encoded by the coding sequence ATGAAGCTAATTACCTTTTTGCAAAAAGAGGATGATCATATGGGCATTCTAACCGACCTTGGGGTGGTGGATATTGAGGCGGCAAAGACTGCATTATCCACTCGGACGGAGGTTCCAGTAACGGTTAGGCAATTGCTTGACGGTGGGGAGGAAGCGCTTAACCAACTGAGGATGTTTGTGAATGAGCTGCCTGAAGGAGAAGTGAATCCATCCTGGCTCAAGCAGGAAGAAGATTTGACCTTCGGTCCCTGTGTTGCTGATCCTGGCAAAATCATCTGCATTGGCCTGAATTATCGCCGGCATGCGGAAGAGACTGGGATGGCTATTCCCGAATATCCCATCCTGTTCAATAAGTTTAACAATACACTAACCGGACATGGCTCAGAGGCTCCGCTTCCGCGGACCAGCCAGAAGGTGGACTACGAGGCAGAGCTTGGCATCGTCATCGGTCGAACCGCGAAATATGTGGCTGAGGAAGAGGCACTGGATTATGTCTTCGGCTATTGTACGGCTAATGATCTGTCGGCGCGTGATTTACAGATGCGGACGAGTCAATGGCTTGCGGGAAAGTCTTGCGATAAATTTTCACCCCTTGGGCCGTACCTAGTCACTGCGGATGAAGTGGGCGATCCAAATCAACTCGATATTCAGTGCACGGTGAATGGGGAATTACGTCAGAACTCCAACACTTCGGACATGATTTTTAATTGCAAGCAGATTGTCAGCTATGTGTCCCAGTGTATGACGCTTTCGCCGGGGGATATTATCTTGACTGGAACACCAGAAGGCGTCGTGATGGGTTACCCTCCAGAGGATCAGGTCTATTTGCAAGCTGGTGATGTGGTCACGGTGCAGATTGAGAAGCTTGGTGCCATTACAAATAAGATGGTTAGCGAATAG
- a CDS encoding amidohydrolase family protein, with the protein MIFDCHTHLFGPGMVSGPTDEAIKRAWGPDMNIEATPEQHRRNLEGFSGAIVLALAAHATGLVVPNAYVADYCRTDPNRLFGFASVDPNHLDCVAEFETAIREMGLKGLKLAPIYQNFYPDDPKHYALYAKAEQLDVPILWHQGTSFVPEGYLDASRPAMLDPIARAFPKLKMIVAHMGHPWIDECISLVRKHPNLYMDISALGSRPWQFYNALVSAMEYGVQDKILFGSDYPFFGTQKMLDALYHINDLAEGTKLPQIPQKFIEDIIHRLTPEIIGFT; encoded by the coding sequence ATGATCTTCGATTGTCATACCCATTTGTTTGGACCAGGAATGGTTTCAGGACCTACGGATGAGGCGATCAAACGAGCTTGGGGGCCAGATATGAATATCGAAGCAACCCCTGAGCAGCACCGCCGTAATCTGGAAGGCTTCTCTGGTGCGATTGTACTGGCCTTGGCAGCGCATGCAACGGGACTTGTTGTGCCCAATGCGTATGTCGCAGATTACTGTCGCACGGATCCAAATCGGTTATTCGGTTTTGCTAGTGTAGATCCCAATCATCTGGATTGTGTTGCTGAATTTGAGACTGCGATCCGGGAGATGGGATTAAAAGGGCTGAAGCTTGCACCTATCTATCAGAATTTTTACCCTGATGATCCCAAGCATTATGCTCTCTACGCCAAAGCAGAACAGCTGGATGTACCTATTCTTTGGCATCAGGGAACCTCTTTTGTACCGGAGGGATATTTGGATGCTTCAAGGCCGGCGATGCTGGATCCGATTGCCCGTGCATTTCCGAAGCTGAAGATGATTGTGGCACATATGGGCCATCCCTGGATTGATGAATGTATTTCACTGGTGCGCAAGCATCCTAACCTATATATGGACATTTCAGCGTTAGGAAGCAGGCCTTGGCAATTCTACAATGCACTGGTATCTGCGATGGAATACGGGGTGCAAGATAAAATACTGTTCGGGTCGGATTATCCTTTCTTTGGGACACAGAAGATGCTAGATGCTCTCTACCATATCAATGATCTAGCGGAGGGAACGAAGCTGCCACAAATACCACAAAAATTTATCGAGGACATAATACATCGTCTAACACCGGAGATTATTGGTTTTACATGA
- a CDS encoding IlvD/Edd family dehydratase, with the protein MAECRDSEESVAESGDKLKSEFYFQEKDLWGFIHRSFTKSMGYTEEDLRKPVIGICNTFSELNKCHSHFNELVDYVKRGVWQAGGVPMEFPTISIGEPYVKPTTMLLRNLMAMDTEEMMKGHPIDGVVLLGGCDKTVPAQLMAAASANIPAIVLTGGPMLNGRLGGRSLGACTDCYGFTLEHKAGNISDEELAVAENAICRSDGHCMVMGTASTMASIAEAIGMALPGCAAIPAPDSRRRHMSERTGKQIVELVRQGIRPRDIMTAAAIENAITVTMASGGSTNAIIHLIAISQRLGMKLPLETFDRISSQTPFILNLRPSGKYQMEEYFEAGGVPALMKELEPLLHGDCLTVTGRTVAENLVQAVTLDRDVIRTLEEPLDSQGGIAVLRGNLAPDGALIKQTAVSAHLKKHIGRAVVFESPADLNERIDDPDLVVDENSVLVLKNAGPKGAPAMPEIGQIPIPQKLLKQGIRDMVRISDARISGTSYGALIVHAAPEAAIGGTLALVQDGDEIELDISVRRLELKVSDEELARRRVSWQAPKPHYDRGYGLLFHERVLQANLGCDFDFLLPAELREELLGEMESVRKMESPRLN; encoded by the coding sequence ATGGCGGAGTGCAGGGACAGCGAGGAGAGTGTGGCTGAATCCGGTGATAAGTTGAAGAGCGAGTTCTATTTTCAGGAAAAAGATTTATGGGGATTTATCCATCGTTCCTTCACGAAGTCTATGGGGTACACCGAAGAAGATCTCCGCAAGCCAGTGATCGGTATTTGCAACACGTTCAGTGAGCTGAATAAATGCCATTCCCATTTTAATGAATTGGTGGATTATGTGAAGCGTGGTGTTTGGCAGGCAGGGGGAGTGCCGATGGAATTCCCGACGATCTCGATTGGTGAGCCTTATGTGAAGCCTACAACGATGCTGCTGCGTAATTTGATGGCGATGGATACGGAAGAAATGATGAAAGGGCATCCCATTGATGGCGTAGTGCTGCTAGGGGGTTGCGACAAAACGGTACCCGCTCAGCTGATGGCAGCCGCTAGCGCCAATATTCCAGCCATTGTGCTGACAGGTGGCCCTATGCTAAACGGTCGATTGGGCGGCCGTAGCCTTGGAGCGTGCACGGATTGTTATGGCTTTACGCTGGAGCATAAAGCCGGAAATATAAGTGACGAAGAGCTGGCTGTTGCAGAGAATGCAATTTGCCGCAGTGATGGTCACTGTATGGTGATGGGCACAGCCAGCACGATGGCCTCGATCGCCGAAGCGATCGGCATGGCGTTACCAGGCTGTGCAGCAATCCCGGCGCCGGACAGCAGACGCAGACATATGTCCGAGCGAACGGGCAAGCAGATCGTAGAGCTGGTTCGCCAGGGCATCCGTCCCCGCGACATTATGACGGCGGCGGCGATCGAGAATGCGATCACAGTTACGATGGCGAGCGGCGGATCGACGAACGCTATCATCCATCTCATAGCGATCTCCCAGCGGCTGGGGATGAAGCTGCCTTTAGAGACGTTTGACCGGATTAGTAGCCAGACACCGTTCATTTTGAACCTGCGTCCTTCGGGCAAATATCAGATGGAGGAGTATTTCGAGGCAGGTGGTGTCCCCGCGCTGATGAAGGAGCTGGAGCCGCTGCTGCATGGGGATTGCTTGACTGTAACGGGCAGAACGGTTGCAGAAAATCTGGTTCAGGCAGTAACGCTGGACAGAGATGTGATTCGTACCTTGGAGGAGCCGCTGGACAGCCAAGGTGGGATTGCCGTATTGCGTGGGAATCTGGCGCCGGATGGGGCGTTGATTAAGCAAACCGCTGTATCCGCTCATCTCAAAAAGCATATCGGACGCGCAGTAGTGTTCGAGAGTCCGGCCGATCTAAATGAGCGAATCGATGATCCTGATCTGGTCGTGGATGAGAACAGTGTGCTAGTGCTAAAAAACGCAGGACCGAAGGGGGCTCCAGCGATGCCGGAAATTGGGCAAATCCCGATTCCGCAAAAGCTGCTGAAGCAGGGCATACGCGACATGGTCCGCATCTCTGACGCGCGGATCAGCGGTACTTCCTATGGCGCATTGATTGTACATGCGGCTCCGGAAGCGGCTATTGGCGGAACGCTGGCTCTTGTGCAGGATGGCGACGAAATCGAGTTGGATATTTCCGTGAGGCGCTTGGAGCTGAAGGTGTCGGATGAGGAATTGGCGCGACGGAGGGTCTCATGGCAAGCGCCTAAGCCGCACTACGACAGGGGTTATGGCTTACTGTTTCATGAGCGGGTACTTCAGGCCAACCTTGGTTGTGATTTTGATTTTTTACTCCCTGCTGAGCTTAGGGAAGAGTTGCTGGGTGAGATGGAATCAGTTCGCAAGATGGAGTCACCGAGACTGAATTAA